TTGTTCTGCTCGGAGACGCCCTTGTACCCTCGTCCGGGCCAGAAAATAGCATTAATTTGCACCTCCGACCCGTTAATGTACCCAACCCGCTTCCACTGGGTACTTGCACCCGTTTTCACCAGATTCTCGACGTGGAAAAAGGGAGTCACACCCGGTAACGATCTCTGAGATATTCTGCTTGATTCTAGCTTCTCTTTGAGTTGTCTGAAAgcggaaaaaataaaacatgtagcATTATTCAACAGTACATACCACACGCATTAGTGTTTTTTCTTCACAACATCTGTAGCTTCATAACTCGAGTATACAAAACCTTTTAACTTATCTCTGAGTTGTttgtaagaggagaaaaagaaacacatgtAGCAATACCCATCAAATTATATACCCCCACTAGCAAGGAATCCCTCTATAATCCCTTTGTCCTCAAAATCTATCTCTTAACTTTCAAACCATAGCATTACCACTAAAAGTTAGATCCATAATCCCTCACAGGCACACTTACTTAGCTCACAATCCTTTGCTCGCCTAAAAACACGGCAAATTAATGAAAATCACGTTCCCCTCAATCGCATTTTCCTTACGCTGAGTTCCCCACCATCGCCTTTCATCTCGCGCTACCCTGCCCATCACTCTCCATCACCGCCACACTCGCTCGGTACTCAAAGCTTTCCCTGTCCAACACCAACATCGTAAGTTACCATAAAGAACAATCTAAGGGCGCGCATTTACTCAGAGTGCCGCATCATCGCCCTACATCACCTTCCAAACATCGATTCCCGCAGCACACACAACGCTTTCCCGCCTCCCCATCTCACCCACTCCCCGCGGGTCTCCAAGTTCTCGTTAACACCCTTGCTCTCTTTGCCTCtcgctttcccttcttctctaccgtCATCGATTCTTTTTCGCTCCCTTTCCTTTTAccacccattctttttttttctctctttccctttctttcctttcctttcttcactattTTGTCGTATTATTTTCTCTATGGTCTCTtgttcttttgtcttcctccccttctctttctgcaCTGTCTTTCTTtcgtccattttcctttctccatcctctctctctctctctctctctctctctctctctctctctctctctctctctctctctctctctctctctctctctctctctctctctctctctctctctctctctctctctctctctctctctctctctctctctctctctctctctctctctctctctctctctctctctctctcgtttttcgtGTTCCTGttcttgattttgttcttgttcttgtttccttGATCTTGTTCATCATGTTcgtctttttgttgttgatgttgctgtttttttatcttcttcttcttcttcttcttcttcttcttcttcttcttcttcttcttcttcttcttcttcttcttcttcttcttcttcttcttcttcttcttcttcttcttcttcttcttcttcttcttcttcttcttcttcttctccttcttcttcttcttcttcttcttcttcttctgcttcttctttgctTGTGTCTTCTATCTTCGCACACACACAATCTCGCACCAAGACGGAGGAGTCGCTGAAGGGGAGTTCTTCGCGTCTCTCCTGCCCGCAGTCCGCTCGTGCGTTCAGGACACCTTCAGATCGATCCGAAGTCGGAGAATTGGGAACGCTTGGTTATAAAAGTATTAATTCAAATCAGGAATTTTCTAAAACTCACTTTTACGATATTTTCATTCAAGATTCAGTCGCCCCCTCAAATGCATGAAGACGCCCACCCGCATCTTCCCCAAACtcactctttcacacacacacacacacacactgatgaattTTTAAAAAGTTTCTAAGGGATTTGATTGAACTGGAGTATTTGTGGGAAAGATTTAGTGAGGGAGTTTTAAGTGGAAGTGAAGGACGAGGGAAGAGgcaaatgatgaagagaaaaaaaattattattgaaACTGCacggaaaatggagaagagagagccGATAAGAGTAACgatttggtagtagtagtagtagtagtagtagtagtagcagtagtagtagtagtagtagtagctgcaaaAATTGAAGTATTATAGTCAGTGACAGCAGTAATTAGTTAAAGTAGTGTTTATGATGGTGGTGGAATTAGTTTTCGAAGTTCATCACGTGTTTCATCTTATGCCAATATTGATGGCTTTTATGATAATAAATCACCCACAGAGCTCTCGTCTACGTATCTTCTTTCATATGATTTCGTTTCACATTCAAAGTAAGGATATATTTCTATAGACTTATATCGTACATTTGAGGATCAGTTATTcaccagcaggagcagcagcaggaggcgaCGTCGAAGTCATATGAAGGCTGCTGCGGGAGATGTGTGGTAGTGTTAGAAGCCTTGAcaagcctttcccttcctctccctcctcctctgagaCGCCGGGAACTCCATGCGGTCCTCGTGTTAAGTCATCCATCACAGATATCGACAGGCCGCGTTGTATTGGTTTTCGCCTCACCCATTGAGTCCTCCACCCAACACCCACTTCCCTATCCCTCTGTCTTCCTCACTATAAATTTGTCTATTTATTCATttcatctatttatgtatctatttatctatctaacagAACAGTGCAGGACCTTTACTCACCTGTGTATTTCAAACTGACTCGTGGACAGATTCCTGTAAGGCACTTGACACTGTGTAGGCGCTGACGGCGACAGCACGGCTGGCGACGTCATGTTAGTTTCTTTGAAAAACTCCGATATCACAGATATTGACGACTTAACAAAGTTTACAAGTAACTGTCTTTGGGGGGTTCGTAAATAGTCTGGGCGAAGACTGAGGAGGCCTGGACGCAGGGATTCCGAGAGGTTGCCGGGGAGGGGGATGTCGAGCAAGATCCAAATGTACTCCCCGTTGAACATGTCCAGGTCCTCGCCGTGGCTGAACACCACTTTCACGAAGTTGACTGTGCCGGAGACGAAGATGAGTCTTCGCACCGTGTGCAGGATCCCGCTCAGCCGGTTCTGGAAGTGGTGTCTCGGGAGGTTGGCGGAGAGGGAGAGGCCCATCGTGTCGTGCTTGCCGTCCCTGTTGGCAATGTGGGCCACCTGGAGGGCCTGAGGCGACTCGTCATGGATGAGGATCGGCTGATTCCAATCGAGGGCTGAGATGAATGACGTGGCGGCTCCCCACAGGTCAGACAGGCGCGGATTGGCCACCACCAGGTCAGGCAGGAGGCCCTGTGGGGAGGAGAGACAAGCATTCAAATTATGGCACTTCTTGGAGCCTCGGTAAATCAAAACTTTGTGCTGAAGAATGCACTATTCATCATAAAAATGAGTTTTCTTTGGCAGTATGTGAAGCTTTAGGATGGCGTCTCACGCTTTATCTGTCAGAGAAAGATGTTTTAAGAATCTGAGACAGTTCGGCTGTAAATTAGATTCTTTTGGATGGTTTTAAATAGTTTTAATTCGTGCATTAAGGActcggaaaagagagaaaatcatTTATAGCCAATTTCATTTTATCAGAGTAAGCTAAAGAGAAAATAGTTGTCTTCTCcaacacaataataatattaggaaaaggtaaaggagtcGCTGTCAGGCTTAATCTGTTCCATTTTGAGATAAGTCAGTGAACAGGACGTCTTTTTTACTTTCGCTCTTTTCCATGTTGTTATTCAAGAACTTATAGAAATACCTTCGTTCTTTCATCTCTTTAAGTACATAACTCTGGAACaggctctctctctgtctgtatttcctctttcctacgacTAACTGATATCACCATTTTGTATAGAACTACTAATGCATTCCTTTTGCAGGAGCAGTATTTATTTGGGGTTTATCTGTATTTTACCCTGTAGCTccctctcctttgttgtgaaaatatAACTGAGAATAAAATGTAGAACAGCGATATCTCTTAAATGATACAGACGTGAAACTGGGAGTCGGTAATTCCTGTGATACAATCCAGAAAAATGAGTAATACAGGTTATGCAGCAATGCGGTGCACTACTGGTGATTGTTATGCGGCAATGTGTGGCATAGACGACACAGAATAATTCACCTCTGTGTTTTGCGCAGTATGGAATTAGTAACTTTTTCGGAGATCTCACATGCTGGTCGTGGTGGTCAGGGTGGCGATTGTTTTGGGGTCTGGGGATTAGGTCAGACGGCGCGAAGCTCACCAAACTGTTCATCGTTCCTTTTGGATTGGTTGATATATGGGTACCTAGGGATACCTGGAAAAGGTAAACTGTGGGAGTCCGGATGTCACGCTAGCCAACCGTCCCAAGGTATTGAGTtcctacccaccacaggctcaagggcaaaTGTGTCGGAGATGAGCTCCGAGTCCAAAAGTAGTTTTAACGTATGCTCCCATTATTAAAAACTATTATTATGATTTTACTTTTCCTTGCGTAATGAGTtgcatttttcagtgatttcataAGCTTTGACTGTGTTCAGTAATTATTACTTATAagggcttctgtgtgtgtgtcaatgacaAAGACACAACTTCTTGAACCTTCTGTCGGAATGTTTGCAACGCGACGCGACTTGTGTTATTATTTCCAGGACTCTTTGATGTGTCTGCTGCCCAGTGGCGCTGACACAGATACTTGAAGCACTTGAAATTTTTGGTTGTggatgtccccccccccccccctccccctatcaACGTGCCCTGGGCGAGGCTTATTGTTTCAGGCGCTGCGACACGCGCCGCACGGGCTCGCGTCATTGCCGGATGTCAACGTTTTATTGAATAAGTTTTGATTGATTGCCG
The genomic region above belongs to Eriocheir sinensis breed Jianghai 21 unplaced genomic scaffold, ASM2467909v1 Scaffold1367, whole genome shotgun sequence and contains:
- the LOC126989893 gene encoding glutamate receptor ionotropic, NMDA 3A-like; this encodes MGLSLSANLPRHHFQNRLSGILHTVRRLIFVSGTVNFVKVVFSHGEDLDMFNGEYIWILLDIPLPGNLSESLRPGLLSLRPDYLRTPQRQLLVNFVKSSISVISEFFKETNMTSPAVLSPSAPTQCQVPYRNLSTSQFEIHRQLKEKLESSRISQRSLPGVTPFFHVENLVKTGASTQWKRVGYINGSEVQINAIFWPGRGYKGVSEQNKRLRVALAEAPPFVMTSSLIENATCLLGVVCLRVFSPEVAATFADMEREVVNASRGYEVVCCSGLSVDLMINVATDLEIELQVYLVMDRTFGAPRTSGWTGIVGDLLDGSADLSFAPLSVTAQRARHLDFSDPYFFSSISILSSTK